In Citrus sinensis cultivar Valencia sweet orange chromosome 2, DVS_A1.0, whole genome shotgun sequence, a single genomic region encodes these proteins:
- the LOC102631204 gene encoding DNA polymerase eta isoform X2, whose product MPVARPDSSGARIIAHVDLDCFYVQVEQRKQPKLRGLPTAVVQYNEWKGGGLIAVGYEARNYGVKRSMRGDEAKEVCPQIELVQVPVARGKADLSSYRNAGSEVSVVEMFSLWISICKYYILCWTFIKLQVVSILARKGRCERASIDEVYLDLTDAAEAMLAETPPESLDEVDEEALKSHILGLESKDGNDSKATVKEWLCRCDADHRDKLLACGVLIVTELRMQVLKETEFTCSAGIAHNKMLAKLASGMNKPAQQTTVPFSSVKGLLDSLPIKKMKQLGGKLGISLQNELGVTTVGDLLKFSEDKLQERYGFNTGTWLWNIARGINGEEVQARLLPKSHGSGKSFPGPRALKTVASVQHWLNQLCEELSERLCSDLEQNKRIAHTLTLHASAFKSSDSDSRKKFPSKSCPLRYGTAKIQEDTFNLFQAGLREFLGSFGVKTQGSHYSGWRITALSVSASKIVPVLSGTCSIMKYFNGPDKFGSTSEQLPDNFIDAAPLSPSGNESYSTLNSTELQNELPGEQVWIEHSMADLGQLEMKANTWNGLDPSCSISKQTSGTESSSSLDQNKPQNRDDSRMRSVPIKSNQQEHKKSALKDKGASSILNFFKSGDLSCSSGNHDTEHAETLLPLGDCLSESNKKQVNIPKERLDNSTGDCLSESNQNQVNIPKERLAEAATTSTSTDRCGSDQIQQRSESWKLRIEEIDPSVIDELPKEIQDEIQAWLRPSKRPHRVKRGFTIADYFSPSKNR is encoded by the exons ATGCCAGTGGCGAGACCAGATTCTTCTGGTGCACGGATCATTGCTCACGTCGACTTGGACTGCTTCTACGTTCAAG TGGAGCAGAGGAAGCAACCAAAGTTAAGAGGCTTACCTACTGCTGTGGTACAGTACAATGAGTGGAAAGGTGGGGGCTTGATTGCTGTTGGCTATGAGGCCCGTAATTATGGTGTGAAGCG TTCAATGAGAGGTGATGAGGCGAAGGAAGTTTGTCCACAAATTGAGCTAGTCCAAGTCCCGGTAGCCCGTGGTAAAGCTGATTTGAGTTCATACCGTAATGCTGGTTCAGAGGTATCTGTAGTTGAAATGTTTTCTCTATGGATTTCTATTTGTAAATACTATATTTTATGCTGGACTTTTATCAAATTACAGGTGGTCTCCATTCTTGCTAGGAAGGGCCGATGTGAGAGGGCTTCTATTGATGAAGTGTATCTTGACCTTACTGACGCTGCAGAAGCTATGCTAGCAGAAACTCCTCCAGAAAGCTTGGATGAAGTAGATGAGGAAGCTCTTAAATCACATATTTTGGGGCTTGAAAGCAAG GATGGAAATGACTCCAAAGCAACTGTGAAGGAGTGGCTGTGTAGGTGTGATGCTGATCATCGTGATAAGTTATTAGCTTGTGGTGTCCTTATTGTTACAGAGCTTAGGATGCAAGTTCTAAAGGAGACTGAATTTACTTGTTCTGCTGGAATTGCTCATAATAAG ATGCTGGCTAAACTTGCAAGTGGTATGAATAAACCTGCCCAACAAACTACTGTGCCCTTCTCATCCGTGAAAGGGCTACTCGATTCATTGccaataaagaaaat GAAACAGCTTGGTGGGAAGCTGGGCATATCCTTACAAAATGAATTGGGTGTTACCACAGTTGGAGATCTATTGAAATTTTCAGAGGATAAGCTGCAAGAACGTTATGGTTTCAATACTGG TACTTGGTTATGGAATATTGCGAGAGGAATTAATGGTGAAGAAGTTCAAGCACGCCTTCTCCCCAAAAGCCATGGTTCTGGGAAGTCATTTCCTGGTCCTCGGGCTTTAAAGACAGTTGCTTCT GTTCAACATTGGCTGAATCAACTCTGTGAAGAACTAAGTGAGCGTCTTTGCTCTGACTTGGAGCAAAACAAACGGATTGCTCACACACTCACTCTTCATGCCAGTGCATTCAAG TCAAGTGATTCAGATTCTCGTAAAAAGTTTCCTTCAAAGTCGTGTCCTTTAAGGTATGGAACTGCCAAGATTCAAGAAGATACCTTCAACCTGTTTCAAGCTGGATTACGTGAATTTTTGGGTTCATTTGGAGTTAAGACTCAAGGAAGTCATTACAGTGGGTGGAGAATAACAGCTCTTTCTGTTTCAGCTAGTAAAATTGTTCCCGTACTTTCA GGAACATGTTCAATCATGAAATACTTTAATGGCCCAGATAAATTCGGCTCGACTTCAGAGCAGTTACCAGACAACTTCATCGATGCTGCACCATTGTCCCCCTCAg GGAATGAAAGCTATTCAACACTGAATTCAACGGAGCTGCAAAATGAGTTACCTGGTGAACAAGTTTGGATCGAACATTCTATGGCTGATTTGGGTCAACTAGAAATGAAAGCAAATACATGGAACGGGCTG GATCCATCTTGCTCCATATCAAAGCAGACTTCAG GAACTGAAAGTTCTTCAAGCCTGGACCAGAATAAGCCACAGAATAGGGATGACTCTCGGATGAGGTCTGTCCCGATTAAATCCAACCAGCAGGAACATAAGAAAAGTGCATTAAAAGATAAG GGAGCAAGTTCAAtcttgaatttcttcaagagcGGCGACCTCTCTTGCTCTTCGGGGAACCATGATACTGAACATGCTGAAACCTTATTGCCCTTGG GTGATTGCTTGTCAGAGTCCAATAAGAAGCAAGTTAATATACCAAAAGAGAGACTAGATAATTCGACAGGTGATTGCTTGTCTGAGTCTAATCAGAATCAAGTTAATATACCAAAAGAGAGACTAGCAGAGGCTGCAACCACAAGCACATCCACTGACAGGTGTGGTTCAGATCAGATTCAACAAAGAAGTGAATCATGGAAACTCAGGATTGAGGAGATTGACCCCTCGGTGATTGATGAATTACCAAAAGAAATCCAAGACGAAATCCAGGCCTGGCTCCGACCTAGTAAGCGACCTCATAGAGTTAAACGAGGTTTCACCATTGCTGATTATTTCTCGCCGTCTAAAAATAGATAA
- the LOC102631204 gene encoding DNA polymerase eta isoform X3, which translates to MPVARPDSSGARIIAHVDLDCFYVQVEQRKQPKLRGLPTAVVQYNEWKGGGLIAVGYEARNYGVKRSMRGDEAKEVCPQIELVQVPVARGKADLSSYRNAGSEVVSILARKGRCERASIDEVYLDLTDAAEAMLAETPPESLDEVDEEALKSHILGLESKDGNDSKATVKEWLCRCDADHRDKLLACGVLIVTELRMQVLKETEFTCSAGIAHNKQMLAKLASGMNKPAQQTTVPFSSVKGLLDSLPIKKMKQLGGKLGISLQNELGVTTVGDLLKFSEDKLQERYGFNTGTWLWNIARGINGEEVQARLLPKSHGSGKSFPGPRALKTVASVQHWLNQLCEELSERLCSDLEQNKRIAHTLTLHASAFKSSDSDSRKKFPSKSCPLRYGTAKIQEDTFNLFQAGLREFLGSFGVKTQGSHYSGWRITALSVSASKIVPVLSGTCSIMKYFNGPDKFGSTSEQLPDNFIDAAPLSPSGNESYSTLNSTELQNELPGEQVWIEHSMADLGQLEMKANTWNGLDPSCSISKQTSGQWFHSGTESSSSLDQNKPQNRDDSRMRSVPIKSNQQEHKKSALKDKGASSILNFFKSGDLSCSSGNHDTEHAETLLPLGDCLSESNKKQVNIPKERLDNSTGDCLSESNQNQVNIPKERLAEAATTSTSTDRCGSDQIQQRSESWKLRIEEIDPSVIDELPKEIQDEIQAWLRPSKRPHRVKRGFTIADYFSPSKNR; encoded by the exons ATGCCAGTGGCGAGACCAGATTCTTCTGGTGCACGGATCATTGCTCACGTCGACTTGGACTGCTTCTACGTTCAAG TGGAGCAGAGGAAGCAACCAAAGTTAAGAGGCTTACCTACTGCTGTGGTACAGTACAATGAGTGGAAAGGTGGGGGCTTGATTGCTGTTGGCTATGAGGCCCGTAATTATGGTGTGAAGCG TTCAATGAGAGGTGATGAGGCGAAGGAAGTTTGTCCACAAATTGAGCTAGTCCAAGTCCCGGTAGCCCGTGGTAAAGCTGATTTGAGTTCATACCGTAATGCTGGTTCAGAG GTGGTCTCCATTCTTGCTAGGAAGGGCCGATGTGAGAGGGCTTCTATTGATGAAGTGTATCTTGACCTTACTGACGCTGCAGAAGCTATGCTAGCAGAAACTCCTCCAGAAAGCTTGGATGAAGTAGATGAGGAAGCTCTTAAATCACATATTTTGGGGCTTGAAAGCAAG GATGGAAATGACTCCAAAGCAACTGTGAAGGAGTGGCTGTGTAGGTGTGATGCTGATCATCGTGATAAGTTATTAGCTTGTGGTGTCCTTATTGTTACAGAGCTTAGGATGCAAGTTCTAAAGGAGACTGAATTTACTTGTTCTGCTGGAATTGCTCATAATAAG CAGATGCTGGCTAAACTTGCAAGTGGTATGAATAAACCTGCCCAACAAACTACTGTGCCCTTCTCATCCGTGAAAGGGCTACTCGATTCATTGccaataaagaaaat GAAACAGCTTGGTGGGAAGCTGGGCATATCCTTACAAAATGAATTGGGTGTTACCACAGTTGGAGATCTATTGAAATTTTCAGAGGATAAGCTGCAAGAACGTTATGGTTTCAATACTGG TACTTGGTTATGGAATATTGCGAGAGGAATTAATGGTGAAGAAGTTCAAGCACGCCTTCTCCCCAAAAGCCATGGTTCTGGGAAGTCATTTCCTGGTCCTCGGGCTTTAAAGACAGTTGCTTCT GTTCAACATTGGCTGAATCAACTCTGTGAAGAACTAAGTGAGCGTCTTTGCTCTGACTTGGAGCAAAACAAACGGATTGCTCACACACTCACTCTTCATGCCAGTGCATTCAAG TCAAGTGATTCAGATTCTCGTAAAAAGTTTCCTTCAAAGTCGTGTCCTTTAAGGTATGGAACTGCCAAGATTCAAGAAGATACCTTCAACCTGTTTCAAGCTGGATTACGTGAATTTTTGGGTTCATTTGGAGTTAAGACTCAAGGAAGTCATTACAGTGGGTGGAGAATAACAGCTCTTTCTGTTTCAGCTAGTAAAATTGTTCCCGTACTTTCA GGAACATGTTCAATCATGAAATACTTTAATGGCCCAGATAAATTCGGCTCGACTTCAGAGCAGTTACCAGACAACTTCATCGATGCTGCACCATTGTCCCCCTCAg GGAATGAAAGCTATTCAACACTGAATTCAACGGAGCTGCAAAATGAGTTACCTGGTGAACAAGTTTGGATCGAACATTCTATGGCTGATTTGGGTCAACTAGAAATGAAAGCAAATACATGGAACGGGCTG GATCCATCTTGCTCCATATCAAAGCAGACTTCAG GTCAATGGTTTCATTCAGGAACTGAAAGTTCTTCAAGCCTGGACCAGAATAAGCCACAGAATAGGGATGACTCTCGGATGAGGTCTGTCCCGATTAAATCCAACCAGCAGGAACATAAGAAAAGTGCATTAAAAGATAAG GGAGCAAGTTCAAtcttgaatttcttcaagagcGGCGACCTCTCTTGCTCTTCGGGGAACCATGATACTGAACATGCTGAAACCTTATTGCCCTTGG GTGATTGCTTGTCAGAGTCCAATAAGAAGCAAGTTAATATACCAAAAGAGAGACTAGATAATTCGACAGGTGATTGCTTGTCTGAGTCTAATCAGAATCAAGTTAATATACCAAAAGAGAGACTAGCAGAGGCTGCAACCACAAGCACATCCACTGACAGGTGTGGTTCAGATCAGATTCAACAAAGAAGTGAATCATGGAAACTCAGGATTGAGGAGATTGACCCCTCGGTGATTGATGAATTACCAAAAGAAATCCAAGACGAAATCCAGGCCTGGCTCCGACCTAGTAAGCGACCTCATAGAGTTAAACGAGGTTTCACCATTGCTGATTATTTCTCGCCGTCTAAAAATAGATAA
- the LOC102631204 gene encoding DNA polymerase eta isoform X4 yields the protein MPVARPDSSGARIIAHVDLDCFYVQVEQRKQPKLRGLPTAVVQYNEWKGGGLIAVGYEARNYGVKRSMRGDEAKEVCPQIELVQVPVARGKADLSSYRNAGSEVVSILARKGRCERASIDEVYLDLTDAAEAMLAETPPESLDEVDEEALKSHILGLESKDGNDSKATVKEWLCRCDADHRDKLLACGVLIVTELRMQVLKETEFTCSAGIAHNKMLAKLASGMNKPAQQTTVPFSSVKGLLDSLPIKKMKQLGGKLGISLQNELGVTTVGDLLKFSEDKLQERYGFNTGTWLWNIARGINGEEVQARLLPKSHGSGKSFPGPRALKTVASVQHWLNQLCEELSERLCSDLEQNKRIAHTLTLHASAFKSSDSDSRKKFPSKSCPLRYGTAKIQEDTFNLFQAGLREFLGSFGVKTQGSHYSGWRITALSVSASKIVPVLSGTCSIMKYFNGPDKFGSTSEQLPDNFIDAAPLSPSGNESYSTLNSTELQNELPGEQVWIEHSMADLGQLEMKANTWNGLDPSCSISKQTSGQWFHSGTESSSSLDQNKPQNRDDSRMRSVPIKSNQQEHKKSALKDKGASSILNFFKSGDLSCSSGNHDTEHAETLLPLGDCLSESNKKQVNIPKERLDNSTGDCLSESNQNQVNIPKERLAEAATTSTSTDRCGSDQIQQRSESWKLRIEEIDPSVIDELPKEIQDEIQAWLRPSKRPHRVKRGFTIADYFSPSKNR from the exons ATGCCAGTGGCGAGACCAGATTCTTCTGGTGCACGGATCATTGCTCACGTCGACTTGGACTGCTTCTACGTTCAAG TGGAGCAGAGGAAGCAACCAAAGTTAAGAGGCTTACCTACTGCTGTGGTACAGTACAATGAGTGGAAAGGTGGGGGCTTGATTGCTGTTGGCTATGAGGCCCGTAATTATGGTGTGAAGCG TTCAATGAGAGGTGATGAGGCGAAGGAAGTTTGTCCACAAATTGAGCTAGTCCAAGTCCCGGTAGCCCGTGGTAAAGCTGATTTGAGTTCATACCGTAATGCTGGTTCAGAG GTGGTCTCCATTCTTGCTAGGAAGGGCCGATGTGAGAGGGCTTCTATTGATGAAGTGTATCTTGACCTTACTGACGCTGCAGAAGCTATGCTAGCAGAAACTCCTCCAGAAAGCTTGGATGAAGTAGATGAGGAAGCTCTTAAATCACATATTTTGGGGCTTGAAAGCAAG GATGGAAATGACTCCAAAGCAACTGTGAAGGAGTGGCTGTGTAGGTGTGATGCTGATCATCGTGATAAGTTATTAGCTTGTGGTGTCCTTATTGTTACAGAGCTTAGGATGCAAGTTCTAAAGGAGACTGAATTTACTTGTTCTGCTGGAATTGCTCATAATAAG ATGCTGGCTAAACTTGCAAGTGGTATGAATAAACCTGCCCAACAAACTACTGTGCCCTTCTCATCCGTGAAAGGGCTACTCGATTCATTGccaataaagaaaat GAAACAGCTTGGTGGGAAGCTGGGCATATCCTTACAAAATGAATTGGGTGTTACCACAGTTGGAGATCTATTGAAATTTTCAGAGGATAAGCTGCAAGAACGTTATGGTTTCAATACTGG TACTTGGTTATGGAATATTGCGAGAGGAATTAATGGTGAAGAAGTTCAAGCACGCCTTCTCCCCAAAAGCCATGGTTCTGGGAAGTCATTTCCTGGTCCTCGGGCTTTAAAGACAGTTGCTTCT GTTCAACATTGGCTGAATCAACTCTGTGAAGAACTAAGTGAGCGTCTTTGCTCTGACTTGGAGCAAAACAAACGGATTGCTCACACACTCACTCTTCATGCCAGTGCATTCAAG TCAAGTGATTCAGATTCTCGTAAAAAGTTTCCTTCAAAGTCGTGTCCTTTAAGGTATGGAACTGCCAAGATTCAAGAAGATACCTTCAACCTGTTTCAAGCTGGATTACGTGAATTTTTGGGTTCATTTGGAGTTAAGACTCAAGGAAGTCATTACAGTGGGTGGAGAATAACAGCTCTTTCTGTTTCAGCTAGTAAAATTGTTCCCGTACTTTCA GGAACATGTTCAATCATGAAATACTTTAATGGCCCAGATAAATTCGGCTCGACTTCAGAGCAGTTACCAGACAACTTCATCGATGCTGCACCATTGTCCCCCTCAg GGAATGAAAGCTATTCAACACTGAATTCAACGGAGCTGCAAAATGAGTTACCTGGTGAACAAGTTTGGATCGAACATTCTATGGCTGATTTGGGTCAACTAGAAATGAAAGCAAATACATGGAACGGGCTG GATCCATCTTGCTCCATATCAAAGCAGACTTCAG GTCAATGGTTTCATTCAGGAACTGAAAGTTCTTCAAGCCTGGACCAGAATAAGCCACAGAATAGGGATGACTCTCGGATGAGGTCTGTCCCGATTAAATCCAACCAGCAGGAACATAAGAAAAGTGCATTAAAAGATAAG GGAGCAAGTTCAAtcttgaatttcttcaagagcGGCGACCTCTCTTGCTCTTCGGGGAACCATGATACTGAACATGCTGAAACCTTATTGCCCTTGG GTGATTGCTTGTCAGAGTCCAATAAGAAGCAAGTTAATATACCAAAAGAGAGACTAGATAATTCGACAGGTGATTGCTTGTCTGAGTCTAATCAGAATCAAGTTAATATACCAAAAGAGAGACTAGCAGAGGCTGCAACCACAAGCACATCCACTGACAGGTGTGGTTCAGATCAGATTCAACAAAGAAGTGAATCATGGAAACTCAGGATTGAGGAGATTGACCCCTCGGTGATTGATGAATTACCAAAAGAAATCCAAGACGAAATCCAGGCCTGGCTCCGACCTAGTAAGCGACCTCATAGAGTTAAACGAGGTTTCACCATTGCTGATTATTTCTCGCCGTCTAAAAATAGATAA
- the LOC102631204 gene encoding DNA polymerase eta isoform X1, translating into MPVARPDSSGARIIAHVDLDCFYVQVEQRKQPKLRGLPTAVVQYNEWKGGGLIAVGYEARNYGVKRSMRGDEAKEVCPQIELVQVPVARGKADLSSYRNAGSEVSVVEMFSLWISICKYYILCWTFIKLQVVSILARKGRCERASIDEVYLDLTDAAEAMLAETPPESLDEVDEEALKSHILGLESKDGNDSKATVKEWLCRCDADHRDKLLACGVLIVTELRMQVLKETEFTCSAGIAHNKMLAKLASGMNKPAQQTTVPFSSVKGLLDSLPIKKMKQLGGKLGISLQNELGVTTVGDLLKFSEDKLQERYGFNTGTWLWNIARGINGEEVQARLLPKSHGSGKSFPGPRALKTVASVQHWLNQLCEELSERLCSDLEQNKRIAHTLTLHASAFKSSDSDSRKKFPSKSCPLRYGTAKIQEDTFNLFQAGLREFLGSFGVKTQGSHYSGWRITALSVSASKIVPVLSGTCSIMKYFNGPDKFGSTSEQLPDNFIDAAPLSPSGNESYSTLNSTELQNELPGEQVWIEHSMADLGQLEMKANTWNGLDPSCSISKQTSGQWFHSGTESSSSLDQNKPQNRDDSRMRSVPIKSNQQEHKKSALKDKGASSILNFFKSGDLSCSSGNHDTEHAETLLPLGDCLSESNKKQVNIPKERLDNSTGDCLSESNQNQVNIPKERLAEAATTSTSTDRCGSDQIQQRSESWKLRIEEIDPSVIDELPKEIQDEIQAWLRPSKRPHRVKRGFTIADYFSPSKNR; encoded by the exons ATGCCAGTGGCGAGACCAGATTCTTCTGGTGCACGGATCATTGCTCACGTCGACTTGGACTGCTTCTACGTTCAAG TGGAGCAGAGGAAGCAACCAAAGTTAAGAGGCTTACCTACTGCTGTGGTACAGTACAATGAGTGGAAAGGTGGGGGCTTGATTGCTGTTGGCTATGAGGCCCGTAATTATGGTGTGAAGCG TTCAATGAGAGGTGATGAGGCGAAGGAAGTTTGTCCACAAATTGAGCTAGTCCAAGTCCCGGTAGCCCGTGGTAAAGCTGATTTGAGTTCATACCGTAATGCTGGTTCAGAGGTATCTGTAGTTGAAATGTTTTCTCTATGGATTTCTATTTGTAAATACTATATTTTATGCTGGACTTTTATCAAATTACAGGTGGTCTCCATTCTTGCTAGGAAGGGCCGATGTGAGAGGGCTTCTATTGATGAAGTGTATCTTGACCTTACTGACGCTGCAGAAGCTATGCTAGCAGAAACTCCTCCAGAAAGCTTGGATGAAGTAGATGAGGAAGCTCTTAAATCACATATTTTGGGGCTTGAAAGCAAG GATGGAAATGACTCCAAAGCAACTGTGAAGGAGTGGCTGTGTAGGTGTGATGCTGATCATCGTGATAAGTTATTAGCTTGTGGTGTCCTTATTGTTACAGAGCTTAGGATGCAAGTTCTAAAGGAGACTGAATTTACTTGTTCTGCTGGAATTGCTCATAATAAG ATGCTGGCTAAACTTGCAAGTGGTATGAATAAACCTGCCCAACAAACTACTGTGCCCTTCTCATCCGTGAAAGGGCTACTCGATTCATTGccaataaagaaaat GAAACAGCTTGGTGGGAAGCTGGGCATATCCTTACAAAATGAATTGGGTGTTACCACAGTTGGAGATCTATTGAAATTTTCAGAGGATAAGCTGCAAGAACGTTATGGTTTCAATACTGG TACTTGGTTATGGAATATTGCGAGAGGAATTAATGGTGAAGAAGTTCAAGCACGCCTTCTCCCCAAAAGCCATGGTTCTGGGAAGTCATTTCCTGGTCCTCGGGCTTTAAAGACAGTTGCTTCT GTTCAACATTGGCTGAATCAACTCTGTGAAGAACTAAGTGAGCGTCTTTGCTCTGACTTGGAGCAAAACAAACGGATTGCTCACACACTCACTCTTCATGCCAGTGCATTCAAG TCAAGTGATTCAGATTCTCGTAAAAAGTTTCCTTCAAAGTCGTGTCCTTTAAGGTATGGAACTGCCAAGATTCAAGAAGATACCTTCAACCTGTTTCAAGCTGGATTACGTGAATTTTTGGGTTCATTTGGAGTTAAGACTCAAGGAAGTCATTACAGTGGGTGGAGAATAACAGCTCTTTCTGTTTCAGCTAGTAAAATTGTTCCCGTACTTTCA GGAACATGTTCAATCATGAAATACTTTAATGGCCCAGATAAATTCGGCTCGACTTCAGAGCAGTTACCAGACAACTTCATCGATGCTGCACCATTGTCCCCCTCAg GGAATGAAAGCTATTCAACACTGAATTCAACGGAGCTGCAAAATGAGTTACCTGGTGAACAAGTTTGGATCGAACATTCTATGGCTGATTTGGGTCAACTAGAAATGAAAGCAAATACATGGAACGGGCTG GATCCATCTTGCTCCATATCAAAGCAGACTTCAG GTCAATGGTTTCATTCAGGAACTGAAAGTTCTTCAAGCCTGGACCAGAATAAGCCACAGAATAGGGATGACTCTCGGATGAGGTCTGTCCCGATTAAATCCAACCAGCAGGAACATAAGAAAAGTGCATTAAAAGATAAG GGAGCAAGTTCAAtcttgaatttcttcaagagcGGCGACCTCTCTTGCTCTTCGGGGAACCATGATACTGAACATGCTGAAACCTTATTGCCCTTGG GTGATTGCTTGTCAGAGTCCAATAAGAAGCAAGTTAATATACCAAAAGAGAGACTAGATAATTCGACAGGTGATTGCTTGTCTGAGTCTAATCAGAATCAAGTTAATATACCAAAAGAGAGACTAGCAGAGGCTGCAACCACAAGCACATCCACTGACAGGTGTGGTTCAGATCAGATTCAACAAAGAAGTGAATCATGGAAACTCAGGATTGAGGAGATTGACCCCTCGGTGATTGATGAATTACCAAAAGAAATCCAAGACGAAATCCAGGCCTGGCTCCGACCTAGTAAGCGACCTCATAGAGTTAAACGAGGTTTCACCATTGCTGATTATTTCTCGCCGTCTAAAAATAGATAA
- the LOC102630904 gene encoding ylmG homolog protein 1-2, chloroplastic, translating into MATGAALLSLRSPPFLSNPKTLHQSPCRASPSFLPIKAAATSSSSSLPTLPLKTPKITPLSPLLNDSTRTVTTLLSLSGFLLKFAISKIPTLPQPTTNLVQSVGPLFFAALRERPSGSLNTPLTVVAAGLAKWLDIYSGVLLVRVLLSWFPNIPWERQPLSAIRDLCDPYLNLFRNIIPPVFDTLDVSPLLAFAVLGTLAQILTFSRGA; encoded by the coding sequence ATGGCTACAGGCGCCGCTCTACTATCCCTCCGTTCGCCGCCGTTTCTCTCAAACCCTAAAACCCTCCACCAATCTCCCTGCCGTGCCTCCCCCTCTTTCCTGCCCATCAAAGCCGCAGCCACATCGTCATCCTCATCTCTCCCAACTTTACCCCTCAAGACCCCCAAAATCACACCTCTCTCCCCTCTGCTCAACGACTCAACTCGCACCGTCACCACCCTCCTATCTCTCTCCGGATTTCTCCTCAAATTCGCCATCTCCAAAATCCCAACCCTCCCACAACCAACAACCAATTTGGTTCAGTCTGTGGGGCCCTTGTTCTTCGCGGCTCTCCGTGAGCGCCCTAGCGGGAGCTTGAACACGCCGCTCACGGTTGTGGCGGCGGGATTGGCCAAGTGGCTTGACATTTACAGTGGGGTTTTGTTGGTTAGGGTTTTGCTGAGTTGGTTCCCCAACATTCCTTGGGAAAGGCAGCCGCTTTCGGCCATTCGGGACTTGTGTGATCCTTATTTGAATCTCTTTCGGAATATTATCCCCCCTGTTTTCGATACACTGGATGTCAGCCCCTTGTTAGCTTTCGCCGTTTTGGGAACACTCGCCCAGATACTTACTTTCAGTCGGGGAGCGTGA